The Quercus lobata isolate SW786 chromosome 9, ValleyOak3.0 Primary Assembly, whole genome shotgun sequence region accctactttttcaaaaattgtcgaGTCCCGAACCCGCACCCGCACCTGCGCCCAAATCTGGAAAcacacccgtgcttcataggttATAACATTATGTCTATAGTTCTAAAACCATATCAAAATACTTATAGGAAGTAAAACCTCTTGCAAGTTCATGAGCACAAATACTAATTTATTTGCAGAAACTTCTTTTAAATGATATAGTTTGCAAAATATCTTTCACCTAGTATAGATGCTGATGaagttgtaaaaatatatataatatgtggATACTAATTGTTATAAGCAAAAAAGTAGATTTAGAACATAGTTAGTAATATACAAGATAGgataaatatgatttaggtacAGATATGttatatctataaaatattCAAGTGAACATTTcggaaactaaaaaatatattctataaaatatgttatttcttttattttatttcaatttatagtAGCATAGCTTGTATTATTTTTGAATACTTTCAGAGATATCATAAAAACCAACTAATTAAGTATTCAATAtatttagcattatttttccCCAATAATTTTCGCTATGTTTTCAAGCAAAATAACAAGAAATGAATAAGGAGAAGATGTCTATTATACATATTCCTTCATtcacatagagagagagagagacggaaATACCAACTGGACCCTTTAATTTGTCTTtatcttcctctctttcttttaatttgtctttattattatttggtttgTTTGTACAAACACCATGGACTATATGGTTTGTATACACTAaagatttagggtttttttttttaatagagaagATATGAGTTATATAGTATTTGTTCTATAATGATTGCTTTACCATAAGAATGAATTAATACAGAAAGGGCAGTATCATATATGGTTATGGATCATGTTAGTCATTAAACTAGATTTAGTTCattttacatcttttttttttttttgagaggtcAGCCCACAAATGAGGGCAGAGGCTATTCATTAATAAAACCAAGATCTTGGTTGTAAACATCAACAATATCTAGGGGAAgttcctccatccaaactagcAGAGGATTACAAAAAGATCTACGGGCTAAGGAATGAGCTACCCGGTTACCCAAACGCTTAACATGAAGGAAATAAATACAACTAAAAGAATGAGATAGAGCATGGATATCTTTAAGAAGGTGACCCCAGCCAGAagagaggagagatttttccttGATAGCTTTTATGACCACTTCCGAGTCTCCTTCAACCACAACTCTCTCAAAACCAAGCTCTTTGGCAAACAAGAGAGCTCTTCTCGCTGCCATCACTTCCACTGCCTCCACCGAAGTAGGCAGGGGAATATTTTGTGACAGGGCAGCCAATACCAGTCCAGCCTGGTCACGGATTATCACGCCAAGACCAGCTGAAGAATGGGTTGAGAAAATAGCACCGTTGAAATTTACTTTCACCAAACCAGGGGTGGCGGCTTCCAGCGAACCACACGGGTAGTTCTTGGGATTTTTGCATGGGTTGGCCGAATATGCTGGAATTCTTGCACCAAGGCACGGGCCTGATCTGGAATTTTTTCAAGGGGCAAACAATCACTACTGAAGAATGCTCTGTTTCTACTCATCCAAATCAGGGAGATAGTATTTGCGAACTCTTCCACACAAATAGGATCCTGAAGTGCTAAGTACATAAGGTTTGAGAAGcaggagagagaagaagaaacttCTTTAAGTTTTGCAAACTTTGGAAGCCACACGATGTCAAGTTTCTTACAGGACCAAAGGGCATGAACTACTGTCTCGAGTTCCAGGTTGCAGTTGGGGCAGGTGTCGACTTGCAGCATCTTTCTACGGGTCAAATTAACCTTTGTGGGGAGCGAATCATTGGAGGCACGCCAGAGGAGGGTACAGATTCTGTTTGGAACGTGGAggttccaaatttttttccaagtgtTATTGCAAACGGTTTGGGCAGGGGCACTCGGAGCATTTAGAGACTCCCACTCTCGAGCAAGATTGTACCCCGTTTTTACCGAGTAAACTCCGCTACGATTCCAAGGCCAGTACAACCAGTCCGGAGAGTCCAGAAAACTCAACGGGATAGCTTTGATAACTCTGGCCTCAGCTGGGGAGAATATAGCATCAACCCGATCAGATTTCCAACAGTGCAAATCATGGTCAATTAAGGAAGCCACTCTCAATTCAGGGTCATGGATTCCGGGAGGAGAGGTTACTCTACCCGAGCCTCCACTAGGCAGCCATTTGTCATCGAAAATCTTAATATTCCAACCATTACCAACCCCCCACTTAGCACCCCTACTGATGATGTCCCGACCTCTTAGAATGCTTTTCCAAGCAAAAGAGCCCAAGTtattttttgcctaaaaaatgGAACCATGGGGGAAGTATTTTGACTTGAAAAATCTATAGAACAAAATGTCATGGTTAGTGAGTAGCCTCCACACTTGCTTGGCTAGAAGAGCATCATTGAACTTCTAAAACTCTCTAAAACCCATTCCCCCATTTTGTTTAGGGAGACACAAAGTATGCCACTTCACCCAATGCACTTTCCTTCGGCTACCACGCTGCCCCCACTAGCATTTACGAACATGACCTCAATTTCGTGGCATAGCGTCGAGGGTAATTTGAAATAGCTCATGGCAAAGGATGGGAGCGCTTGGATTACTGCTTTTATGAGAACTTCTCTCCCAGCCTGAGAGAGAagcttttccttccaacccATCAACTTCGACCAGACTCTTTCCTTTATGAAAGCAAAACTAGCCCTCTTGCCTCTCCCCACAAAAGAAGGGAGACCAAGATATTTCTCGTATTGCTTAACCTCCGAAACCCCTAGTAAGTTGATAATGTTTTCCTGAGTACTCGAGGAGGTTGCTTTGCTGAAGAAGAGGGtagttttctctctatttaGCTTTTGCCCCGAGGCAGCCTCGTACTCTGAGAGGATGGACTGGATGTGGATGCattcctgaattgaagccttgcAGAATATAAGGCTATCGTCTGCAAAAAACAGATGTGTTAATCGCGGACCATTTCTACATATAGATATGCCACGGATAAGACCCGTCTGGGCTGCATTCTCAATCAAGGCATGTAGGCCCTCAGAGCAAAGAAGGAACAAATAAGGGGAGATTGGGTCTCCCTGCCTGATACCCCTGGACGGAGTGATTTTTTCAGAAGGTTCCCCATTGATCAAAAGAGAGTAGGAGACCGTTGTGATGCACATCATCATCAAGTTTACCCACTTCACATGAAAGCCCATTTTTAACATTAATGTTTTAAGAAAAGACTATTCTACCCTATCGTATGCTTTGCTCATGTCCAGTTTAAGAGCCAAAAAACCAGATTTTCCTGTTTGATGCTTCATATAATGGAGAGTTTCATATGCCATCAAAATATTATCAGAAATGATTTTCCCTGCTTGGAACGCACTTTGATTTTCTGAGATTATATCAGGAAGTAACCCCTGGAGCCTATTAGCTAACACCTTCGAGACCAGTTTATAAACCACATTACACAGGCTAATATGTCTAAATTCAGAGATTCGTTTAGGGCACTTAACTTTAGGGATGAAGGTTATAAATGTGTGATTGATTTCAGCAGGCATAGAGCAATTATTAAAACAGCAGAGGAGACATCATCACCAACTACAGACCAGTAAGTTTGGAAGAAAATAGGAGGCATACCATCTGGGCCAGGGGCCGAGAGCGGTTCCATATCTTTTAGAGCTGCTTCCACCTCCTCTCTTGTGAAGTCCCTGACAAGATCTCTGTTCATGTCCACCGAGATCACTGACTGGATTGAATCAAAAATTGGATGGTTTTCCTTAGGACTGCAAGAAGTGAAGAGATCCCGATAGAAAGCAATAGCAATCTCTTGGAGTTGATGCTCAGCCGTGCACCAAATGTCCTGGTTATTCTTAAGCCCTTGGATGCGGTTTCTCTTGTATCTTTGGGAGGCCTTGCTGTGAAAGAAACGGGTGTTGCTATCCCTCGATTGCAAGTACAAGGTACGAGCTCTCTGTATCCACATCATGCTTTCCTTGTCGAGGAGCTCATTGATTACTAACTTTAAGCTTCGGACCTGGTCATAGGAGCCACCCCTTGCAGCAGCCTCCTCAGCAAGGACAAGCATTTTTGAAGCCTCTGAAAGCTGCCTTTTGACACTCCCAAAGGCAGATCGACTCCATTCCACCAGCTTCACTCCACactgattaatttttgaagaaacAAGGTTCATATCGCTCTCAGGAGATGGTAAACCCCATACAACATTTACTGTGTTCCTACACCCATCATCCTTCATCCACATGCTTTCGAAGCGAAAAGCTTTATTTTTGCAATGCACTATCCCTTCAGGCTTGATGACAATAGGGTTATGGTCAGAGGCATTGGAGTGAAAGTGTTGAACCCGAGTGGCTGGGAAAATTTCCATCCATGCAGGGGTGGCGAAGGCACGGTCTAGTCTCTCCAAGATCATTGCCTCACCCCTTTTTCCTCTCCTAGTAAATTTCTTTCCCGTGAAACCAAGGTCAATGAAGCCAAGTTCATCCACCACATCCCGGAACGCTTCCATCTCCACTTCCCTTCTTTGAGAACCGCTGAGTTTCTCATGAGCTTTAAGAATCTCGTTGAAATCCCCTGCACAAACCCAGGGGAGGTGGAACTTATTATTTAGATCACGTAAGAGATGCCATGTTTCCACCTTTCTTCTTGATTCCGGAAAACCATAGATGCCAGTAAACCTCCATGCATCCTCCTGGCCATCATTGACAATTGCATCAATAAAATTAAGGGAAGAACCAACTATTTTAATACTTAcagaatttttccaaaaaagagCCAGACCTCCAGCTCTAGAGATTCTGTCCACTATCCATTTCTCATCAAAATTAAGGTCATCACACACTTTTTCTAGCCTTTCTTTATCTGCCCAGGTTTCAGCTAGGAACAGGACAGAATGGTCTTGTGCTCGCACTAGATTAGCAAGCTCACGAATTGTACGGTGGTTCCCAAGCCCTCGCACATTCCAACATAAGCAACTCATTGATCTCGGCGGGGCTAGGAACCAGCCTCCACTGATGGGCTAATGTTTTCTTTCTGGTCTAGCGTAACCATGGCTCTACGTTTAGAAGGTTTTGAGTCGCAGTGAGGGAGGTGAGCAACTCTTTTTCCCAGGGCAACGTTGAGGTCATCAGAATCCTCATTTGAGCCCACTTGTCTCTTGATCCTAGTCCACTTAGGAGAAGAAATGGGCGTTGGCTTAGGCATGGCTGGGCTTAAGTTTGTAATGTTGGCTAGTGGGCTTGTAGGAAAAGGGGGAGGGGTAGAATTTGTTGGGCCGGACTTGGTTGGGCCCAGGGAggtaagaatttcagaatttgtaATGGGAGAGTACTCATACCTTTCAATTTCCTTGTCCAAAGCTTCCAACatctccttaaaattttttcccGCTTCCGTTACATTATCCAGCACTACCGCACTAGCTTGCACGTGACCTGCCTCAGTCATGTCACTTTGAACCACTTCTGGGAGCGCCGGATCTTTCAGCTGAAAAACCGATTCCATCATGACATttgggtttgaaaatttttcttggtTTTCAGGTCGGATTACCTCCGGTGAGGGCCTGTCAATCCGGAGCACCATTACTGGTATTTTGTTGCTCTACACCGGATTTGGAAGTGGATTGGCTTTCTTACTCAACTCCTTAAAGCCCGGAACTGTAACCAACTTACTTTTTGAGGGCAAAAATGGGGACGCTTTTAACCAAGGTCCAAACTGAGGGCTTTCCTCTCCCTGGTTTCCTTCACTAGCAGACCATAACTCACAACTTCGTTCATCATGCGAAAGACACCCACATCTATAGCAGAGGTTAGGGAGTCGTTCGTACTTGAACGGAATCCATAAATCCTTGCCATCCTCTAGAGTAATCACTCTTCCCCTGCAAAGAGGTTTGGAGATGTTTAGAGTAACCCTTACCCTCACAAATCTGTCACCTACCATGGCCGTTTCCTCTTCTTCACGTTTTACTGTTCCCAAGGCTTCGCAGAGTTTTTCAGCCACCATCCTATTCCTAAACCTGAGTGGGAGATCATGGACTTGAATCCAGAAGGTGGCAAGTTCAAACCCCATGTCTCTCACGTCCTTTGAGCCATCAAACTTTTGCATTACCAccaaatatttatcaaaactcCAAGGTTCCCCAGCTAGGACTCTCATCATATCGGGTTGATCCTTGAAAGTAAAGAGGACAATGTGGTCCTCCTCCTTCCTAACTTGGAACCCTTTTGAAGCTCTCCACTGGGGGGAGAAAGTTTTTGCAATAGCATTTAGGTTGAGTACTCGCCTGGTTGGAAACTTGGCTGCCAGTACCCACTCTGTTTCAGCATGTTCTTCTAATAATCTAACATTGGAGCCCTCACAATCTGACAGTTTAAGCTTACTCCAAGTTTTTGTAAGATCTTCCATATCGTGATTTTACTGgaaaggaaccaaaaaaaaggaaataaaggaGGTTTAGAAGTcaataaagaaaggaaaaaatcaaataggaatggagaaaaggggaaaaagaaggaactgtTTCCCAGTAACCCAAGGAAAAAAACCCACAGGCCTCTCGGTGCACTTGTCACTGAGAGGAACAGAAACCCACCTTTGAAAGGAGGGACAAAAGTTCTACAGTCGCTGGGAAAGATGAAAAGAACACCTGTCCCAAGCGAGAGAGaaacttctttttcattttacatCTAAAACATGCTAAAGTGGCTTTTTGTATaagagattattattattattattattattattttaagatttaGCAGACACAATTTTCAAATGAACAGACATCAGATTGAGAGATATTGCTAGgaaatattactttttaaagaaattatatgTTGATACATAATTTTCAACTgggaaaaaaattgtctatATTAACACCTTGACTTTTTAAGTTAATACGTaagtttgttgttgttttcatgttttgtcACTGAGATAAACTCAAAGAATTTATAATAATGCCTGAATATGATTGtgtgaaacttttttttatttttattttgtgacaATTACATCATAAGATGgaggatttaaattttgaatttttttttttaaaacattagaAAATGTTAACCAgttaaattataaaactcttggactgtaaaacattttattaacaatttaaaaaaaaaaatcaactatattatataaaatatcttttttagTTACATCATGATTTTGTATTAATTCGTGCATCGGAcagatatattattaatttaaatagaAAAGAACTCCCTTCGTTGACGGTGACCATTCTGGTTAGAGTCTTGTGTTTTGCTTTTGGATAATTGCGGTCTTGAGTTAGTATTAGACtaatagttattttatttttagagagtaACCAAGTGGATGATCTTATTAACTTGAAATGTGGGCTAACTTGAAAGGAAAAAGGGGCCTGCATttgattggttttatttttttaaaattttttttatgggttttccACCAGGTTATTAATTAACACACATATCCCGGCCCAATGTAATGATTTGGTAGCTAATTACAAACCCAGCCCAACCGTGTTCTAGCCTGACAAATTGTTATGGCTGAGTCATTAACATGGCCGAGGAGAAACCCAATGTTTGAAAATGGGAAGGGCTTTAATAAGAAGGGAGCTTGTTTGAGAATTCATTAATGCTGTGTTATGTCCCAGTTCTGAACTTGTTCAAACAAGTTCCCTTTCATATAGGACGCATATGTATGTCTACATActggaaattgaaaattagtGAAATGAAATGGAAGAAGTCATGTAATACTtgatttaactaaaagatagtTTCCAAAATAGAGTAATTAAAAAGAGATGTATCAAAGCATTCACAATCCAAAACAACTATTCAGCAATTCAATAATCCAAAATGATTAATGTAAATTTCTACAAATCACCATTTAATTTCACCTATTTTCCTTCttgaataaaagaaagataCTGTAACTTTTCATCATCTCACTCTTGACTTTGTTATCAATCCTAACAAACGTAGGATAGAAAATTAATATCTTCtttgttctcttatttttctatCATTCCTAATTATTTCCATCATCCataccaaacaaacccttagcTAGCCTCATAACAATAATTGACTATCCcattgtaagaaaaaataattgttgGTCTGGTGCTGTCACACTCCAATATGTAACAATTAATACAACACAAGAAATGACGCACAACTTCTTAATTAAAAGGTAATAGCAAAAATACAATATCACACAAGAAATGGTGCGCAAAAACCATCTTAATAACTAATATTACACATGAAATGGTACAcaactattttcttcttttaggaATAAGCTGCAGAGGCTGCTTCTTCTTCAGTGTTATGGCAAAATGATCATTCATGTCTAGCTCAGTTGATTTCATACTGCCTGGAAGAAACCAGTCGAATGAGTGGACCAATGATGCCAACATAAGTGGGACTTGCCTAGTAGCCAAAGGTTGTCCAGGGCAACCTCTCCTTCCTGCTCCAAAAGGCGTATAGTCAAAATTAGTTCCCTTAAAATCCAAAGATGAATCAAGAAACCGCTCGGGTTTGAAGCTCAATGGATCATTAAAAACCATAGGATCTCGACCTATTGCCCAAATGTTAACTGAAATAAAGGAGTCTTTAGGAATTGTATAGCCCATTACTTGGCATGTTTGTAAGGCACGATGAAGAATGAGTAGTGGTCCTGGAGGGTATAATCTCAATGTCTCTTTGACACAAGCTTCTAGGTAAGGAAGGTGACTTAAATGGGATTCTTTCACAATATTTGTGCCAATTTCACTTTCAATTTCTTCACGAAGTTTATGCATGACATCTTGGTTTCTCATCAATTCTGCCATTGCCCATTCAGTTACCATGCTACTAGAATCAGTGCCAGCAATAAGTAAGTCTTACACATGGagagaaacaataatttttatcacATAAAAGCTATGGAAATATATATGTGGTACTTTCTAAATCATATACAAAGCAAACTTGGtattctgtgtgtgtgtgtagaaagagagagagagagtaccaaAATTAGTTGACTGATTTGATCATTTGTAAAGCCGTCTTTAATCATGGCATCTAAGAAATCTCTTTAACTTAAAATTGTACTCTCTTGTTTTCGTCTTTCTATGATAATATCCTCtcaaatagaaataaaattttgaactattttgTCACATTTCTTTTGTATACCTTAAATATCAAATGCTTTTATTATAGGATAGAAAGACGATAAATCTGAGATCATTCCCAACTCTACTACCTCAACTATAAGTTCCCTTAGCTCTTGACCAATACCTTTACC contains the following coding sequences:
- the LOC115961274 gene encoding uncharacterized protein LOC115961274, translated to MGFHVKWVNLMMMCITTVSYSLLINGEPSEKITPSRGIRQGDPISPYLFLLCSEGLHALIENAAQTGLIRGISICRNGPRLTHLFFADDSLIFCKASIQECIHIQSILSEYEAASGQKLNREKTTLFFSKATSSSTQENIINLLGVSEVKQYEKYLGLPSFVGRGKRASFAFIKERVWSKLMGWKEKLLSQAGREVLIKAVIQALPSFAMSYFKLPSTLCHEIEVMFVNASGGSVAKNNLGSFAWKSILRGRDIISRGAKWGVGNGWNIKIFDDKWLPSGGSGRVTSPPGIHDPELRVASLIDHDLHCWKSDRVDAIFSPAEARVIKAIPLSFLDSPDWLYWPWNRSGVYSVKTGYNLAREWESLNAPSAPAQTVCNNTWKKIWNLHVPNRICTLLWRASNDSLPTKVNLTRRKMLQVDTCPNCNLELETVVHALWSCKKLDIVWLPKFAKLKEVSSSLSCFSNLMYLALQDPICVEESGPCLGARIPAYSANPCKNPKNYPCGSLEAATPGLVKVNFNGAIFSTHSSAGLGVIIRDQAGLVLAALSQNIPLPTSVEAVEVMAARRALLFAKELGFERVVVEGDSEVVIKAIKEKSLLSSGWGHLLKDIHALSHSFSCIYFLHVKRLGNRVAHSLARRSFCNPLLVWMEELPLDIVDVYNQDLGFINE
- the LOC115961275 gene encoding uncharacterized protein LOC115961275: MEDLTKTWSKLKLSDCEGSNVRLLEEHAETEWVLAAKFPTRRVLNLNAIAKTFSPQWRASKGFQVRKEEDHIVLFTFKDQPDMMRVLAGEPWSFDKYLVVMQKFDGSKDVRDMGFELATFWIQVHDLPLRFRNRMVAEKLCEALGTVKREEEETAMVGDRFVRVRVTLNISKPLCRGRVITLEDGKDLWIPFKYERLPNLCYRCGCLSHDERSCELWSASEGNQGEESPQFGPWLKASPFLPSKSKLVTVPGFKELSKKANPLPNPV
- the LOC115961276 gene encoding (S)-N-methylcoclaurine 3'-hydroxylase isozyme 1-like translates to MDLKAIVSETDLIFFSLLLLIPLFYLYFKHILSKNPPLPPGPFAWPIVGNFFQMGRQLHSILANLAKVHGPLMCLRLGTQISIIASSPEAAREVLRTHDRELSGRFIANAIPLINPKPNNFSLAAAPECNDYWRSLRAICKADLFSAKVLESQNHIREKKVRELVDFLGSKEGEVVNLGEAICVTYTNILTNAIFSVDFMDFEGKDLLIAGTDSSSMVTEWAMAELMRNQDVMHKLREEIESEIGTNIVKESHLSHLPYLEACVKETLRLYPPGPLLILHRALQTCQVMGYTIPKDSFISVNIWAIGRDPMVFNDPLSFKPERFLDSSLDFKGTNFDYTPFGAGRRGCPGQPLATRQVPLMLASLVHSFDWFLPGSMKSTELDMNDHFAITLKKKQPLQLIPKRRK